A stretch of Orientia tsutsugamushi DNA encodes these proteins:
- a CDS encoding conjugal transfer protein TraH yields MSIRIRVYVIAALFSLQAPVSLAWNIENVFQGMSVNVTRSGSYQNQAAGYYAAGGLSARTSQTSFQPFAITPPSLNMSCSGIDAYLGSFSVISGEELVQLMKNIGSQAKVYAFSLGLKTFAPQIENALKDLRNLAMEMNQFAKGDCELTKALFATALPRNWAMREAVCRDIQSQSGFDYFAAGKKCRNDLAQKQALRQAQNKDSELMLDDYNIFTKAAAKVGIPSNMHDSIMSMTGTIVVTNNNVHFYDSLAQDEKSWISHLKGGESASIYSCDSVICLHSTLATKYHNITREILCR; encoded by the coding sequence ATGAGCATCAGAATTAGAGTTTATGTTATTGCAGCATTATTTTCGCTACAAGCTCCAGTATCACTGGCTTGGAATATCGAAAACGTATTTCAAGGAATGAGTGTTAATGTTACTAGATCTGGATCATATCAGAATCAAGCGGCTGGATATTATGCGGCTGGCGGATTATCTGCCAGAACAAGCCAAACATCCTTTCAGCCATTTGCTATAACTCCACCATCTTTAAACATGAGCTGTAGCGGTATTGACGCCTATCTTGGTAGTTTCTCTGTTATTTCTGGAGAAGAATTAGTTCAACTAATGAAGAATATTGGTTCTCAAGCTAAAGTTTATGCATTTTCATTAGGATTAAAAACATTTGCTCCACAGATTGAGAACGCTCTCAAGGACTTACGTAATCTAGCAATGGAGATGAATCAATTTGCTAAGGGAGATTGCGAATTAACAAAAGCATTATTTGCTACAGCTTTACCAAGAAACTGGGCTATGAGAGAAGCTGTTTGCCGTGATATACAGTCACAAAGCGGGTTTGATTATTTTGCAGCTGGTAAAAAATGTCGTAATGATTTAGCTCAAAAACAAGCTCTGCGACAAGCACAAAATAAGGATTCAGAGTTAATGCTAGATGATTATAACATCTTCACTAAAGCAGCAGCAAAGGTTGGAATACCATCAAATATGCATGATTCAATCATGTCTATGACTGGCACTATCGTGGTTACAAACAATAATGTACACTTTTATGACTCCTTAGCTCAGGACGAAAAAAGTTGGATTAGTCATTTAAAAGGCGGAGAATCAGCCTCGATTTACAGCTGTGATAGTGTCATTTGCTTGCATTCAACGCTTGCAACGAAATATCACAATATCACCAGAGAAATCTTATGCAGGTAA
- a CDS encoding conjugal transfer protein TraH produces MQRNITISPEKSYAGKAKQQLTNLKIKFDKNSEFIDSEIAFLSSIGDIFPIYDYITLEAISGVTILDSSSELIASYTLVQHLKEVITEIRRAVTSLGAKQVSNEHLERYLKELNRVQLFANEKWTSLQTDASRIDKRARLIEQHLIAKEKS; encoded by the coding sequence TTGCAACGAAATATCACAATATCACCAGAGAAATCTTATGCAGGTAAAGCTAAACAACAATTGACTAATCTAAAAATTAAGTTTGATAAGAATTCTGAATTCATTGACTCTGAAATAGCCTTTTTATCTTCGATTGGAGATATATTTCCGATTTATGATTATATTACATTAGAAGCTATTTCTGGAGTCACAATTTTAGATAGCTCATCAGAATTAATAGCTAGCTATACATTAGTTCAGCATTTGAAGGAAGTAATCACCGAAATACGTAGAGCCGTTACTTCACTAGGTGCTAAGCAAGTTTCGAATGAACATTTAGAAAGATATTTGAAGGAATTGAATCGGGTACAACTTTTTGCAAATGAGAAATGGACTAGCCTACAAACAGATGCAAGTCGAATAGATAAAAGGGCTAGATTAATAGAGCAGCATTTAATAGCGAAGGAGAAAAGTTAA
- a CDS encoding type IV secretion system DNA-binding domain-containing protein, translating into MNFQNQGNFTRGSQLFAHKLRMFGQGSTNVFIIGLGLSIFWIICRLYQKVFLSSLYYFAIERYVQLKLAIGEHFYDIDQIGIKFYSLRFKKWMHLNAQDFLHEFYTSQHGFKIQQLLEFLINSALLEGLIVFAIGVIISIVFFTAQGKKTIIKAKIRGADFVGYKCLAKMLKRAKKASKIRFGGLPLVKNSERLHILITGTTGTGKTNMLNELLPQIRLHKDRAIIVDTTGTFIDRFFDSKCDKLLNPFEKNSEQWLPWNDCFEAADFHDIASSFSNYTPKLDDFFAKNAELVLSEALKLYKDDKDIIKLIHTIIYSDNRQFAKAFRNTAVSGIISESALETSAGIQSTLGKNITSLQYLKPGGSFSIKEWFSNSNETGWLFITANPNQRATLCPLISAWISIAIKALMCRNPNHDNKNMWFILDELPALQKVSFLPVALAESRKYGGCFVAGLQNIHQLEAIYGAAECDSMLDLFNSKFIFRVSDQVTAYKSALTLGEQEIIETQENLSYGSNTMRDGVNMNNVERKKILVMPSEIMNLPDLTCYVKLAGNFPITKLTMQLQNLNTAFVCEYKLLKKLKLVEY; encoded by the coding sequence ATGAATTTTCAGAATCAAGGAAATTTCACCAGAGGCTCGCAGTTATTTGCCCATAAGTTAAGAATGTTTGGGCAAGGTAGTACCAACGTTTTTATAATTGGATTAGGATTATCGATATTCTGGATTATATGTCGATTATATCAAAAAGTTTTTCTGAGCAGCTTGTATTATTTTGCAATTGAAAGATATGTGCAGCTTAAGCTAGCAATTGGTGAGCATTTTTATGATATCGATCAAATAGGCATTAAGTTTTATAGTTTAAGGTTTAAAAAATGGATGCACCTCAATGCTCAAGACTTTTTGCATGAGTTTTATACAAGCCAACATGGATTTAAAATACAGCAATTATTGGAATTCTTAATTAATTCAGCATTGTTAGAAGGATTAATTGTTTTTGCTATTGGTGTGATAATCTCAATTGTTTTCTTTACAGCTCAAGGTAAAAAAACGATTATTAAGGCCAAAATTAGAGGTGCTGATTTTGTAGGATACAAATGCTTAGCCAAAATGCTAAAAAGAGCTAAAAAGGCCTCTAAAATCCGTTTTGGAGGCTTACCATTAGTAAAGAATAGTGAAAGATTACACATTCTGATTACTGGAACAACAGGTACCGGTAAAACTAATATGCTTAACGAACTGCTACCACAAATTCGATTACATAAGGATCGAGCAATAATTGTAGACACAACTGGAACTTTTATTGATAGATTTTTTGACTCTAAATGTGATAAACTGCTTAATCCTTTTGAAAAAAATAGTGAACAATGGTTGCCTTGGAATGATTGTTTTGAAGCAGCTGATTTTCATGATATAGCGAGTAGTTTTAGTAATTATACTCCTAAACTTGATGACTTTTTTGCTAAAAATGCTGAATTAGTCTTGTCTGAAGCATTGAAGCTATATAAGGATGATAAAGATATCATAAAACTAATTCATACAATCATTTACTCTGATAATAGACAATTTGCAAAAGCTTTTAGAAACACAGCTGTATCAGGTATTATAAGCGAAAGCGCGCTCGAAACTTCTGCAGGAATTCAATCTACTCTTGGAAAGAATATTACTTCGCTACAATATTTAAAGCCTGGAGGTAGTTTTAGCATCAAGGAATGGTTTAGTAACTCAAATGAAACTGGCTGGCTATTTATCACAGCTAACCCAAATCAAAGAGCTACTTTATGCCCACTTATTTCAGCTTGGATAAGCATAGCTATCAAGGCTTTGATGTGTAGAAATCCTAATCATGATAACAAAAACATGTGGTTTATACTTGATGAACTGCCAGCTCTACAAAAAGTTTCGTTTTTACCAGTTGCTTTGGCTGAAAGTAGAAAGTATGGAGGCTGCTTTGTTGCTGGATTGCAGAACATTCATCAATTAGAAGCAATATATGGGGCTGCTGAATGTGATTCTATGCTGGATTTGTTTAATAGTAAATTTATTTTTCGAGTTAGCGATCAGGTTACAGCTTATAAGTCAGCATTAACACTAGGTGAACAAGAAATTATTGAAACTCAAGAGAACTTGTCATATGGATCAAATACTATGCGAGATGGGGTAAATATGAATAATGTTGAGCGTAAAAAGATTTTAGTTATGCCATCTGAAATTATGAACCTACCAGACCTTACATGTTATGTAAAGCTTGCCGGTAACTTTCCTATCACAAAACTAACTATGCAGCTACAAAACTTAAATACAGCTTTTGTTTGTGAATATAAATTGCTCAAAAAACTTAAGTTAGTAGAGTATTAA
- a CDS encoding Rpn family recombination-promoting nuclease/putative transposase, whose amino-acid sequence MTKKLKHDSLAKTIMSDPVAAQEFLEYYLPSDFKSLIDLSQIKVEQESYIEESLKKKYSDIVYKVATKKHGNAFIYILIEAQSTVDYWTALRLWRYTLLLCERHKKEKTKLPLVYNLVIYNGKEVYNAPRNLWDLFTDSMIAKQLMTSDYQLVDLQSMSNDEIVRKKHIGMLEYMLKHIHQRDMLKLWEEFLIKFKHVLILDKEKGYIYLRSFLWYTDTKLLESQQPELEQVLAKYLSEEEKSNIMRTIAAKYIDEGIEIGETKGRAEGIEIGEIKGIAKGRAEGRAEGRAEGIEIGEVKAKQELARNLLKAGFSVEFISENTGLSKEEVINLKNNIEY is encoded by the coding sequence ATGACAAAAAAATTAAAGCATGATTCATTGGCAAAGACAATCATGAGCGATCCAGTTGCTGCACAAGAATTTCTAGAGTATTATTTACCAAGCGATTTCAAGAGTTTAATAGATTTATCACAAATAAAAGTAGAGCAAGAGAGTTATATAGAAGAATCGTTAAAGAAAAAATACAGTGATATCGTCTATAAAGTTGCAACCAAAAAACATGGCAATGCTTTTATTTATATATTAATTGAAGCTCAATCAACCGTCGATTATTGGACAGCTCTGCGGTTATGGAGATACACATTGTTATTGTGCGAAAGGCATAAGAAAGAAAAAACTAAATTACCATTAGTGTATAATTTAGTGATCTACAACGGCAAAGAAGTCTACAACGCACCTAGGAATTTGTGGGATTTATTTACCGATTCAATGATAGCTAAGCAATTAATGACCTCTGACTATCAATTAGTCGATTTACAAAGTATGTCGAATGATGAAATTGTTAGGAAAAAGCATATCGGAATGCTCGAATATATGCTAAAGCACATTCATCAACGAGATATGTTAAAGCTTTGGGAAGAGTTTCTAATAAAGTTCAAACATGTTTTAATACTTGATAAAGAAAAAGGCTATATTTACCTAAGATCATTTTTATGGTATACTGATACTAAATTACTAGAGAGTCAGCAACCAGAATTAGAGCAGGTTCTGGCTAAGTATTTATCTGAAGAAGAAAAAAGTAATATTATGAGAACTATTGCTGCAAAATATATTGATGAAGGTATAGAGATTGGTGAAACTAAAGGCAGAGCTGAAGGTATAGAGATTGGTGAGATTAAAGGCATAGCTAAAGGCAGAGCTGAAGGCAGAGCTGAAGGCAGAGCTGAAGGCATAGAGATTGGTGAAGTAAAGGCTAAACAAGAGCTTGCAAGGAACTTATTAAAAGCTGGCTTTTCAGTTGAATTTATTTCTGAAAATACCGGATTGTCAAAAGAAGAAGTGATTAATTTAAAAAATAACATAGAGTATTAA
- a CDS encoding toprim domain-containing protein yields the protein MTDKINDSNNFNNIHNSKTDIENSKANSCNHNVAVKLINGDIADGIVLLSDNNSLRADNTLKESINQLINDWKNSKFELQDRLIIAGHKEAENINQNIRNYMKENGDLKGPEYSILISGAESKKYANYMAGDRIVFQTNDKDLQIQNSEFATLVSIDENKFVAKTDTGNEVSFDLNKISFKHGYATTVCNPQTAVKKDVYVLHNDGVGIESSNISMIGNAEQVRLYYNVQATKNVANLIEQLSTAKTDSINSKEENNDVQANEVRQYQSAQNYRKNDYYSNSEEDLQKLKDAIAYRADTIARDILGDPNKRLSTYGKLRWGDTGKIQVTTEGKYAGQWYDFSTGQKGDLLSLARRERGYGFFEAIEYLKSMVGMSNVRQQYPRYATTNNDSQQYTQESESVKIAKVQNFYERSNRIHGYEIDTSPSAEVEIVKKYLENRGITFDKSTASSDLKASILFDTQTRENYPAFTAFARNSKGEITGVQAVYLNSAGDKANISINRRSFGKIRGSFITIAKRNANDPNITIIAEGAETALSLQQSGIKGNIIASAGISNLRNFSPFPGEKIIIAADNDSKNPITNNTVIKAAKTLEMKGAITCIVKPPENGDFNNLLQSCGEQSIRDIIEPEITKLTKAVETTKLTQTENNSIEKQNDITNVKELYNKSSSLY from the coding sequence ATGACTGACAAAATCAATGATTCAAATAATTTCAATAATATTCATAATTCAAAAACAGATATAGAAAATTCTAAAGCTAACAGCTGCAACCACAACGTGGCTGTAAAGTTGATAAATGGTGATATCGCTGATGGCATAGTGCTACTTAGTGATAATAATAGCTTGAGGGCTGATAATACTCTAAAAGAATCAATAAACCAATTAATCAATGATTGGAAAAATAGTAAATTTGAGTTGCAGGATCGTTTGATAATTGCTGGCCATAAAGAAGCTGAAAATATTAATCAAAACATCAGAAACTACATGAAGGAAAATGGTGATCTAAAAGGTCCAGAATACAGCATTTTAATTTCAGGAGCCGAATCAAAAAAATATGCTAACTACATGGCTGGAGACCGAATTGTATTTCAAACAAACGATAAGGATTTACAAATACAAAACAGTGAATTTGCAACTCTAGTATCAATTGATGAAAATAAGTTTGTAGCTAAGACAGATACAGGAAACGAGGTAAGCTTTGATTTGAATAAAATAAGCTTTAAACATGGATATGCTACAACAGTTTGTAACCCACAAACAGCTGTCAAAAAAGATGTATATGTTCTTCATAATGATGGTGTAGGCATAGAAAGTTCTAACATAAGCATGATAGGAAATGCAGAGCAAGTACGGCTGTACTACAATGTGCAAGCTACAAAAAATGTTGCTAACCTAATAGAGCAGCTTAGCACAGCTAAGACAGACTCTATCAATTCAAAAGAGGAGAATAATGATGTTCAAGCAAATGAAGTAAGGCAATATCAATCTGCTCAAAACTATAGAAAAAACGATTATTATTCAAATAGCGAGGAAGACCTACAAAAATTGAAGGATGCAATAGCTTATAGAGCTGACACTATAGCTCGTGATATTCTTGGAGATCCAAATAAGCGCCTATCTACATACGGAAAATTACGTTGGGGAGACACTGGCAAAATACAAGTAACCACCGAGGGCAAGTACGCTGGACAATGGTATGACTTTAGTACAGGACAAAAGGGTGATTTATTATCCCTGGCTCGAAGAGAAAGAGGATACGGCTTTTTTGAGGCAATAGAATATTTGAAAAGTATGGTTGGAATGTCTAACGTTAGACAACAGTATCCCAGATATGCTACGACTAACAACGATTCTCAACAATACACTCAAGAATCTGAAAGTGTTAAAATCGCAAAAGTTCAAAACTTTTATGAACGATCAAACAGAATACATGGTTATGAGATAGATACGAGCCCAAGCGCAGAAGTTGAAATAGTAAAAAAGTATCTTGAAAATCGTGGTATTACTTTTGACAAAAGCACTGCAAGTTCAGACTTAAAAGCAAGTATACTGTTTGATACTCAAACGAGAGAAAATTATCCAGCATTTACAGCATTTGCAAGAAATTCAAAAGGAGAAATTACCGGAGTACAGGCCGTATATCTAAATTCGGCAGGAGATAAGGCGAATATTTCAATTAACAGAAGATCTTTCGGTAAAATCAGAGGATCGTTCATAACAATCGCAAAGCGAAATGCGAATGACCCTAATATAACAATTATAGCAGAAGGCGCTGAAACAGCATTGAGCTTGCAGCAATCAGGCATTAAAGGTAATATCATTGCTAGTGCAGGAATTTCGAATTTGAGAAATTTTTCACCATTTCCTGGTGAAAAAATCATCATTGCAGCAGATAATGATAGCAAAAATCCTATAACTAATAATACTGTAATTAAAGCTGCAAAAACGTTAGAAATGAAGGGAGCGATAACTTGTATAGTCAAACCACCAGAAAATGGTGATTTTAATAATCTGTTGCAAAGTTGTGGAGAGCAGTCAATTAGAGACATTATAGAACCTGAAATTACTAAACTGACTAAGGCAGTTGAAACAACCAAACTTACTCAAACAGAAAATAATAGTATAGAAAAACAAAATGATATTACAAATGTTAAAGAATTGTATAATAAATCGTCATCTCTATACTAA
- the ltrA gene encoding group II intron reverse transcriptase/maturase → MLNANVTIETKDNFKKIYWHSIDWKEIIQKVNNLRRRIYRASANGNMKLVRNLQRLMLKSRANRLLAIRRVTQINKGRKSPGIDKIVVKTDKERSLLMEKLADNNLSSVKPIKRVYIPKSNGESRPLGLPTIVDRCRQAVVKSALEPYWEAKFEGCSYGFRPGRSAHDAIQRISGIIRHGTNRNWILDADIKGAFDNIDHNFLLKIIGNFPARNWIQAWLKSGVMQDYQIIKTTAGTPQGGLISPLLLNITLHGMSDILNIIYNKYDHLYSKSEYALVRYADDFVVCAKSESSCIRAKSIINDWLSIRGLELSKEKTRILHINEGFDFLGFNIRQYKTNSTRRGVALLVKPSKDSIKSFKKRMSIEWKKSFSWNIDRIIDNLNSKIFGWCSYFNKVVSKKIFSNLDCWMWI, encoded by the coding sequence ATGCTAAACGCAAATGTAACAATTGAGACTAAAGATAATTTCAAGAAAATCTATTGGCATTCAATAGACTGGAAAGAAATTATACAAAAGGTTAATAATCTTCGTAGACGTATTTATAGGGCATCTGCAAATGGTAATATGAAGTTAGTACGTAACTTACAAAGATTGATGTTAAAATCAAGAGCAAATAGGTTACTTGCTATAAGACGTGTTACTCAAATCAACAAAGGACGAAAAAGTCCTGGAATTGATAAAATAGTTGTTAAGACAGATAAAGAAAGGAGTCTGTTGATGGAAAAGTTAGCAGATAATAATCTATCATCTGTAAAACCGATTAAGCGTGTATACATACCAAAAAGTAATGGCGAATCTAGACCTTTAGGCTTGCCAACTATTGTGGATAGGTGTAGACAGGCTGTTGTAAAATCAGCACTTGAACCATATTGGGAAGCTAAGTTTGAAGGTTGCAGCTATGGCTTTAGACCTGGACGTAGCGCTCACGATGCAATACAGAGAATATCTGGTATTATTCGACATGGAACCAATAGAAATTGGATATTAGATGCTGATATTAAAGGAGCATTTGATAATATTGATCATAATTTTCTTTTGAAAATTATAGGAAATTTCCCTGCTCGTAATTGGATTCAAGCATGGCTTAAATCTGGTGTAATGCAGGATTATCAAATTATCAAAACAACAGCTGGTACTCCACAAGGTGGATTAATTTCTCCATTACTTTTAAACATAACTCTTCATGGAATGAGTGATATACTTAATATTATCTATAATAAGTATGATCACCTATATTCTAAATCCGAATATGCTTTAGTGAGATACGCTGATGATTTTGTCGTTTGCGCTAAGTCAGAAAGCTCATGTATCAGAGCCAAAAGTATTATTAATGATTGGTTAAGTATTAGAGGCTTAGAATTGTCAAAGGAAAAAACCAGGATACTTCATATTAATGAAGGTTTTGATTTCCTTGGATTTAATATTCGACAATATAAAACCAATAGTACAAGAAGAGGTGTAGCTCTACTAGTTAAACCGTCTAAAGACTCTATAAAGTCGTTTAAAAAACGAATGTCAATAGAATGGAAAAAAAGTTTCTCATGGAATATTGATAGAATAATTGATAATCTAAATTCTAAAATATTTGGATGGTGCAGTTATTTCAACAAAGTTGTGTCCAAGAAAATTTTTTCCAATTTAGACTGTTGGATGTGGATTTAG
- a CDS encoding HNH endonuclease — translation MNKDLYLWKLQWTTIKRHILVKGKSSPDNSKLREYWHKRQADSPKYLFKSRQILWRRQKGKCLVCFDLIDNGESVHVHHITPIRCGGTDHINNLCLLHENCHRQVHSNRGQLIAAVCKLLEPYAE, via the coding sequence ATGAATAAAGATCTATATCTATGGAAATTACAATGGACAACGATTAAACGACATATTCTTGTTAAAGGTAAATCTTCTCCTGATAATTCAAAACTTAGAGAATATTGGCATAAACGTCAGGCTGATAGCCCTAAGTATTTGTTTAAATCTAGGCAGATTCTTTGGCGTAGACAAAAGGGTAAATGTCTTGTTTGTTTTGATTTAATAGATAATGGTGAAAGTGTTCATGTACATCATATAACACCTATAAGATGTGGTGGCACTGACCATATTAACAATTTGTGCTTATTGCATGAAAACTGCCATCGACAAGTACACAGTAATCGCGGACAACTTATTGCAGCTGTTTGTAAATTGCTTGAGCCGTATGCGGAGTAA
- a CDS encoding conjugal transfer protein TraD has translation MANLMQQKITLQQKKAKLIMDEVNLKIKERKMRTRRLIEMGGLVAKANLDHLPTNTLFGAIVSLKETLTQHPNVQDHWTTIGKDIFDKEQQNKAAVILKFTSEPDENTKRHIRLHGLKWNSFRQEWCGHVKDIEALKNGLLNVQYKLELVS, from the coding sequence ATGGCAAATCTTATGCAGCAAAAAATTACTCTTCAACAAAAAAAGGCTAAGCTAATCATGGATGAGGTTAACCTTAAAATTAAAGAACGTAAAATGCGTACTCGACGTCTTATCGAAATGGGTGGATTAGTTGCTAAAGCTAATCTTGATCACTTACCAACAAATACTTTATTTGGTGCAATTGTTTCACTAAAAGAAACTTTAACACAACATCCAAATGTTCAGGATCATTGGACTACAATAGGTAAAGATATTTTTGATAAAGAACAGCAAAATAAAGCTGCTGTGATTTTAAAATTCACCTCTGAACCAGACGAAAACACTAAGCGCCACATTCGCCTTCATGGCTTAAAATGGAATAGCTTTCGTCAAGAATGGTGCGGTCATGTTAAGGACATTGAGGCCTTAAAGAATGGCCTTCTCAATGTTCAGTATAAACTTGAGCTTGTATCTTAG
- a CDS encoding tetratricopeptide repeat protein, which translates to MYKGNSFFLLGKYQKAIKNYDVAIKCNPDCIEAYINKGMALKALGQHQKAIENYDIAIKYKPDSVEAYINKGISLYELGQYQEAIKNFDIAIQYNPNDAEAYYHKGISLDDKLGQYQEAIKNFDTAIRYNPNDAEAYYHKGISLDDKLGQYQEAIKNYDQAIQYDSTNLGIYINRGVSLCELGQHQEAIKNYKELGRNQEAIENYDIAIKYKPDLVEAYINKGNALKNLEKLLEAIENYDQAIRYRPNYADSYNNKGAALCILEQYQEAIENFDLAIKYQPDFPDAYYNKGIALNELGRHQEAIESCNLAIKYDSDNVYAYQLANELAQKIKKSNLRIITD; encoded by the coding sequence TTGTATAAAGGGAATTCATTTTTTCTGTTAGGAAAATATCAAAAAGCAATTAAAAATTATGATGTAGCTATTAAGTGTAATCCAGATTGTATAGAAGCTTATATTAATAAAGGAATGGCTTTAAAGGCATTAGGACAACATCAAAAAGCAATAGAGAATTATGATATAGCTATTAAGTATAAACCAGATTCGGTAGAAGCTTATATTAATAAAGGAATTTCTTTATACGAACTAGGACAATATCAAGAGGCAATAAAGAATTTTGATATAGCTATTCAATACAATCCAAATGATGCAGAAGCTTATTATCATAAAGGAATATCTTTAGACGACAAATTAGGCCAATATCAAGAAGCAATAAAGAATTTTGATACTGCTATTCGATACAATCCAAATGATGCAGAAGCTTATTATCATAAAGGAATATCTTTAGACGACAAATTAGGCCAATATCAAGAAGCAATTAAAAATTATGATCAAGCTATTCAATATGATTCAACTAATCTAGGTATTTATATTAATAGAGGAGTTTCTTTATGCGAACTTGGACAGCATCAAGAGGCAATAAAAAATTATAAGGAATTAGGGCGCAATCAAGAGGCAATTGAAAATTATGATATAGCTATTAAGTATAAACCAGATTTGGTAGAAGCTTATATTAATAAAGGAAATGCTTTGAAAAATCTTGAAAAGCTACTAGAAGCAATTGAAAATTATGATCAAGCTATTCGATATAGACCAAATTATGCAGACTCTTACAATAATAAAGGAGCTGCTTTATGTATACTGGAACAATATCAAGAGGCAATAGAGAATTTTGATTTGGCTATTAAGTATCAACCAGATTTTCCAGACGCTTACTATAATAAAGGAATTGCTTTGAATGAATTGGGGCGACATCAAGAAGCAATTGAAAGTTGTAACCTGGCTATCAAATATGATTCTGATAATGTGTACGCATACCAGTTAGCAAATGAACTTGCACAAAAAATTAAAAAAAGCAATCTCCGCATCATAACTGATTAA